Proteins encoded together in one Amblyomma americanum isolate KBUSLIRL-KWMA chromosome 1, ASM5285725v1, whole genome shotgun sequence window:
- the LOC144113066 gene encoding uncharacterized protein LOC144113066, translating to MVRKKQLDRTKKRSRWKTDDEEQKWDLALCHALEALQAIVFQSANDRSKAALLKELYKRAPLLAAAYCGHKPSVEALLKAGSDLNVTARDGGTPVMLAISQGHTDIALQLLEANADATIVNQASIAYTRQPGREEQEQGEKAYFFFECRVE from the exons ATGGTGCGTAAGAAGCAACTGGACCGCACTAAGAAGCGATCGCGCTGGAAGACCGACGATGAGGAACAGAAGTGGGACTTGGCCCTCTGCCACGCCCTGGAAGCACTGCAGGCCATCGTGTTCCAGAGCGCCAACGACCGCTCCAAGGCAGCCTTGCTCAAGGAATTG TACAAGAGGGCGCCATTACTCGCTGCTGCCTACTGCGGGCACAAACCATCAGTGGAAGCGTTACTCAAGGCCGGAAGCGATCTAAACGTCACCGCCCGG GACGGCGGCACTCCTGTAATGCTGGCCATAAGTCAAGGCCACACGGATATCGCTTTGCAGCTGCTGGAGGCGAACGCCGATGCAACCATCGTCAACCAGGCAAGCATCGCGTATACCAGGCAACCTGGCCGAGAAGAGCAAGAGCAGGGCGAAAAAGCTTATTTCTTCTTTGAGTGCCGAGTGGAGTAA